Genomic segment of Methanolobus mangrovi:
GGAAGAGAACGGGGAAAAACTGGATGTACGTGTCTGTGTAACCGGACCCCTTGAGCTGTATTTCAAGGAATTTGGCGGCACCGAGTATGTCGATATACTTAACCTGTTTGGAGAAAGTGTTGACCGTTTTGTGAAGAACTCACTTTTAAGTGCAAAGGATTTCAACATAAAGACGATCTCCATTGACGAGCCAAGTATCGGTATCAACCCTCAGGTAATGTTCTCTGACAATGATCTCATAAAAGCCATGGACATTGCATGCAGCTCTGCTAAAAAAGCCGGATGTGATGTGGAAATCCATCTTCATTCACCCCTGCATTACAAACTTGCCTGCCAGACCGAGAATATCAGTGTAATAGGTGTTGAATCTGCAGCAACTCCATCCTATCTTGAACTTATCGATAAAAAGGAACTTGAAGATACTGATTCCTACCTGAGGGTCGGAATTGCAAGGACAGATATCTTCAACCTTGTCGCTGTGCTCAACGATAAATACAACACCAATGTCTGGAAAGAAACCCAGTATTTCCCTGAGATAATCAACGAGATGGAAACCCCGGAAGTCATCTCAAAGAGACTTTCAAAGGCATACTCCATGTTCGATGAGAGCATAAAATATGCAGGTCCTGATTGTGGACTTGGGTCATGGCCATCCCAGGAGATTGCAGTTCAGTTGCTAAGCAATGTGGCAGAGGGTATGGCCGATTTTAAGAAATCGTTATGAAAAGGTTTCAGCAGAGTAATGTCTTTGCACATGAAAATATAACATTTCCTTAATTCCAATTACTCTTTTTTTGTTTATTCTGATATCCAGTACTTGTAACTGGCTTTCTTTTTTGACTCTGAAGTCAGTTATTTTATTATCTATAATATTTTTAAAAACAGATATAACACCCGAAATTTTATATGCATGTGTGACTAATTTTTAATGGGGATTTACGCACTAGAACGGGTTGTGTAAGTTAAAGAAGATGGTGGAGAGTGAAATGCACTTTAACTCCGTTAGCGGTTAGTGTATTCTTTCTTGCAACGGTAATCATTGTGTCTGCAGCTGCTGGACAGGTGCTGGAAGATAAGGTAACGGTCATCATTGGCTTCAAGGATAGTCCAAACGCTGAACTTGTGGAATCGGTTGGTGGTGTGATTAGATATCAATACCATGCTATCCCTGCGATTGCAGCTGAAATATCCAGGTATAGAATTAGTGGTTTAAAGAACCATCCAGATGTGGAATATGTGGAAATGGATAATGAGGTTTTTATTTCAAAAAGCAATTCCTTGTTTCGTTGGGAAAAGGACAATGACCCTGAGACATGCTGGAGTTTGGAATGTATAGATGCTGAGAAGGTGTGTCCGAAGTTCACGGGTGAGTGTGTCAGGGTTGCAGTCATAGATACCGGAATCGACTATACACATCCTGATCTTGCACCCAACTACTATGGAGGCTATGACTTTGTGAATGGGGACACGGACCCGATGGATGATAATGGTCATGGGACTCACGTGGCAGGTATAATAGCTGCAGTGGACAATGACGACATAATAATCGTAGGTGTGGCACCCGATGCAGAACTCTACGCGCTCAAGGCCCTGGACAGCCAGCTTGATGGACAGATATCGGATATCAATGCTGCAATAGATTGGGCGATACAAGAGGATATGGACATCATCTCCATGAGTCTGGGAAGCAGCACTGACTTCATATCTTTGCGCAGGATGTGCCAGGAAGCCTATGATGAGGGCATCGTGCTTGTTGCAGCAGCAGGTAACGACTGTGGTGGCAATGTCAACTACCCCGCAGCCTACGATTCGGTCATCGCAGTTTCG
This window contains:
- a CDS encoding methionine synthase → MAEIIFDDIGSFPLPAGTSKDWMAGKFSEKKSDADLFKIINDAFMKKVEAGVEVPTYPQYQDMNEQFLSIIRDPNCTEEPFKVKQSAARIIELEAIESVAKAYREENGEKLDVRVCVTGPLELYFKEFGGTEYVDILNLFGESVDRFVKNSLLSAKDFNIKTISIDEPSIGINPQVMFSDNDLIKAMDIACSSAKKAGCDVEIHLHSPLHYKLACQTENISVIGVESAATPSYLELIDKKELEDTDSYLRVGIARTDIFNLVAVLNDKYNTNVWKETQYFPEIINEMETPEVISKRLSKAYSMFDESIKYAGPDCGLGSWPSQEIAVQLLSNVAEGMADFKKSL
- a CDS encoding S8 family serine peptidase, which encodes MKCTLTPLAVSVFFLATVIIVSAAAGQVLEDKVTVIIGFKDSPNAELVESVGGVIRYQYHAIPAIAAEISRYRISGLKNHPDVEYVEMDNEVFISKSNSLFRWEKDNDPETCWSLECIDAEKVCPKFTGECVRVAVIDTGIDYTHPDLAPNYYGGYDFVNGDTDPMDDNGHGTHVAGIIAAVDNDDIIIVGVAPDAELYALKALDSQLDGQISDINAAIDWAIQEDMDIISMSLGSSTDFISLRRMCQEAYDEGIVLVAAAGNDCGGNVNYPAAYDSVIAVSAMEKNGSIACFSNIGPEVELAAPGVSILSTYKEDGYASIAGTSMATPHVSGVVALLLSANPSLTPDEVRSILQNSATDLGDSGWDDEYGYGLVNAYDAIGYLNNQ